A single genomic interval of Stenotrophomonas sp. ZAC14D1_NAIMI4_1 harbors:
- a CDS encoding cytochrome b — protein MTAKNTPAAWGSVSQTLHWLIALLILALGIVGLTMGELPKTPKYFWVYTAHKSIGITVLALVLFRLGWRLYAGAPKPVPGVPSWQERIASATHVLLYVLMFAIPLSGWLYDSASGLRPFRWFGLVDVPKLSGPDPQTVAVSHAIHEYGFWLLIAVVLAHAGAAFYHHLFQRDATLSRMLPRGWLASPQKD, from the coding sequence ATGACCGCCAAGAACACGCCCGCCGCCTGGGGCAGTGTCAGCCAGACCCTGCACTGGCTGATCGCCCTGCTGATCCTTGCCCTGGGCATCGTCGGCCTGACCATGGGTGAACTGCCCAAGACGCCGAAGTATTTCTGGGTCTATACCGCGCACAAGTCCATCGGCATCACCGTGCTGGCACTGGTGCTGTTCCGCCTCGGCTGGCGCCTGTATGCCGGTGCGCCGAAGCCGGTGCCGGGCGTGCCCAGCTGGCAGGAACGCATCGCCAGCGCTACCCACGTGCTGCTGTACGTGCTGATGTTCGCCATTCCGCTGTCCGGCTGGCTGTATGACTCGGCCAGCGGCCTGCGCCCGTTCCGCTGGTTCGGCCTGGTCGACGTGCCCAAGCTGAGCGGCCCCGACCCGCAGACCGTCGCGGTGTCCCATGCCATCCACGAGTACGGTTTCTGGCTGTTGATCGCGGTGGTGCTGGCCCATGCCGGTGCTGCCTTCTACCACCACCTGTTCCAGCGTGATGCCACCCTGTCGCGGATGTTGCCGCGCGGCTGGCTCGCCTCCCCCCAGAAGGACTGA
- a CDS encoding YceI family protein has product MTLKLTTPAAVAAALAGMLATAPVLAADYAQAPGAGSILVFATKYDGEVFTGSFPGFATKLSFDPANPAAGSLDVVIPLAGAKSGNSDRDSTLQGADFFNVGKFATAHYTAKGFRAVGNDQYAADGTLELRGVSKPVTLTFTWKPGTQPVLTGKATVKRLDFGVGGGDWADTKTIPDETSISTIVKFDAK; this is encoded by the coding sequence ATGACCCTGAAACTGACCACCCCGGCCGCCGTGGCCGCCGCCCTGGCCGGCATGCTGGCCACCGCCCCGGTGCTGGCCGCCGATTACGCCCAGGCCCCCGGCGCCGGCTCGATCCTGGTGTTCGCCACCAAGTACGACGGCGAAGTGTTCACCGGCAGCTTCCCGGGCTTTGCCACCAAGCTCAGCTTCGACCCGGCCAACCCGGCTGCTGGTTCGCTGGACGTGGTGATCCCGCTGGCCGGCGCCAAGAGCGGCAACAGCGACCGTGACTCGACCCTGCAGGGCGCCGATTTCTTCAATGTCGGCAAGTTCGCGACCGCGCACTACACCGCCAAGGGTTTCCGCGCCGTGGGCAACGACCAGTACGCCGCCGACGGCACGCTGGAACTGCGCGGCGTCAGCAAGCCGGTCACCCTCACCTTCACCTGGAAGCCGGGCACGCAGCCGGTGCTGACCGGCAAGGCAACGGTCAAGCGCCTGGACTTCGGCGTGGGCGGCGGCGACTGGGCCGACACCAAGACCATCCCGGACGAAACCTCGATCAGCACGATCGTCAAGTTCGACGCGAAATAA
- a CDS encoding glutaredoxin family protein, giving the protein MLTLFQRDDCHLCDMALAELAKARAPEFDSVFLDDQPGLEARYGARVPVLRDEAGDRELDWPFDAAGVQAWLAAGCDAAR; this is encoded by the coding sequence GTGTTGACCCTGTTCCAGCGTGATGATTGCCACCTCTGCGACATGGCCCTGGCCGAGCTGGCCAAGGCAAGGGCGCCGGAGTTCGATTCGGTGTTCCTGGACGACCAGCCCGGGCTGGAGGCGCGCTATGGCGCGCGGGTGCCGGTGCTGCGCGACGAGGCCGGCGACCGCGAGCTGGACTGGCCATTCGATGCGGCCGGCGTGCAGGCCTGGCTGGCTGCGGGGTGTGACGCTGCGCGGTAG
- a CDS encoding L-serine ammonia-lyase — MAVSTFDVFKIGIGPSSSHTVGPMKAAERFIHRWLLDPGRLHEVARIRADVYGSLALTGRGHGTDKAILLGLEGQRPNLIDPDIIPATLERIRSSKRIQLMGQHEIAFDEKRDLGMNKRQKLPYHTNGMRFTAYNAEDEVIATRDYYSVGGGFVVNQDDAADDRIVPDETPLPYPFKSGDELLAQTARSGLSIAQLMFENEKCWRSEDEIRAQLREIWSAMQSCVARGIREEGVLPGGLKVGRRAPALYRELSSKPEAAMRDPLTTLDWVNLYALAVNEENAAGGRVVTAPTNGAAGVLPAVLHYFDRFCPGANEQRVFDFLLTSAAIGILYKENASISGAEVGCQGEVGVACSMAAGGLVAALGGNPSQIENAAEIGMEHNLGLTCDPIGGLVQIPCIERNAMGAVKAINASRMAMRGDGKHKVSLDKVIKTMRDTGRDMQDKYKETSRGGLAVNVIEC; from the coding sequence ATGGCTGTCAGCACGTTCGACGTTTTCAAGATCGGCATTGGCCCGAGCTCCTCGCACACCGTCGGGCCGATGAAGGCCGCCGAGCGCTTCATCCACCGCTGGCTGCTCGATCCGGGCCGGCTGCATGAAGTGGCGCGCATCCGCGCCGACGTCTACGGTTCGCTGGCCCTGACCGGCCGCGGCCACGGTACCGACAAGGCCATCCTGCTCGGCCTTGAGGGCCAGCGCCCGAACCTGATCGACCCGGACATCATCCCGGCCACCCTGGAACGCATCCGCAGCAGCAAGCGCATCCAGCTGATGGGCCAGCACGAGATCGCCTTCGACGAGAAGCGCGACCTCGGCATGAACAAGCGCCAGAAGCTGCCGTACCACACCAACGGCATGCGCTTCACCGCCTACAACGCCGAAGACGAAGTGATCGCCACCCGCGATTACTACTCGGTCGGTGGCGGCTTCGTGGTCAACCAGGACGATGCGGCCGATGACCGCATCGTGCCCGATGAAACCCCGCTGCCCTACCCGTTCAAGAGCGGCGATGAACTGCTGGCGCAGACCGCGCGCAGTGGCCTGAGCATCGCCCAGCTGATGTTCGAGAACGAAAAGTGCTGGCGCAGCGAGGACGAGATCCGCGCCCAGCTGCGCGAGATCTGGAGCGCGATGCAGTCGTGCGTGGCGCGCGGCATCCGCGAGGAAGGCGTGTTGCCGGGCGGCCTGAAGGTCGGCCGTCGTGCACCGGCGCTGTACCGCGAGCTGTCGTCCAAGCCCGAAGCGGCGATGCGCGACCCGCTGACCACGCTGGACTGGGTCAACCTGTACGCACTGGCGGTGAACGAGGAGAACGCTGCCGGTGGCCGCGTGGTCACCGCGCCGACCAACGGCGCGGCCGGCGTACTGCCGGCGGTGCTGCACTACTTCGACCGCTTCTGCCCGGGCGCGAACGAACAGCGCGTGTTCGACTTCCTGCTGACCTCGGCGGCGATCGGCATCCTGTACAAGGAAAACGCCTCGATTTCCGGCGCCGAAGTCGGCTGCCAGGGCGAAGTGGGCGTGGCCTGTTCGATGGCCGCCGGCGGCCTGGTCGCAGCGTTGGGCGGCAACCCCAGCCAGATCGAGAACGCCGCGGAAATCGGCATGGAACACAACCTGGGGCTGACCTGCGACCCGATCGGCGGGCTGGTGCAGATCCCGTGCATCGAGCGCAATGCAATGGGTGCGGTGAAGGCGATCAATGCCTCGCGCATGGCCATGCGTGGCGACGGCAAGCACAAGGTGTCGCTGGACAAGGTCATCAAGACCATGCGCGATACCGGCCGCGACATGCAGGACAAGTACAAGGAAACCAGCCGTGGTGGCCTGGCGGTGAACGTCATCGAGTGCTGA
- a CDS encoding alpha/beta hydrolase has product MRVIAAALLACLPLSALAAPTYGPRLEGFDYGYPVKTFALQSQGQPLEMTYLDVTPKRKAVGVVVLLHGKNFCAATWQQTIAPLVAAGYRVIAPDQIGFCKASKPERYQYSFGQLAANTHALLQQLQLGDQPVHVVGHSMGGMLAIRYALMYPQDLRSLSLVNPIGLEDWKALGVPWRSVDEWYAGELKTSYDSIRRYQLDVYYDGQWKPAYEQWARMQSGMYEGAGKQAVAWSQALTSDMVFNQPVVYELKHLQVPTALFIGQKDRTAIGRDRASPELKATLGDYPALGKAAAAAIPNATLVEFAALGHSPQVQDPRQFNAALLRVLKTR; this is encoded by the coding sequence ATGCGCGTGATCGCCGCTGCCCTGCTTGCCTGCCTGCCCCTTTCCGCGCTGGCTGCGCCAACCTACGGCCCGCGCCTGGAAGGCTTCGATTACGGCTACCCGGTGAAGACCTTCGCCCTGCAATCGCAGGGCCAGCCGCTGGAAATGACCTACCTGGACGTCACCCCGAAACGGAAGGCGGTCGGCGTAGTGGTGCTGCTGCACGGCAAGAACTTCTGCGCTGCCACGTGGCAGCAGACCATCGCGCCGTTGGTGGCCGCCGGTTACCGGGTGATCGCTCCGGACCAGATCGGTTTCTGCAAGGCCAGCAAGCCCGAGCGCTACCAGTATTCGTTCGGCCAGCTGGCCGCCAACACCCATGCGCTGCTGCAGCAGCTGCAGCTGGGCGACCAGCCAGTGCACGTGGTCGGCCATTCGATGGGCGGCATGCTCGCCATCCGCTACGCGCTGATGTACCCGCAGGACCTGCGCAGCCTGTCGCTGGTCAATCCGATCGGCCTGGAAGACTGGAAGGCACTGGGTGTGCCGTGGCGCAGCGTCGATGAGTGGTATGCCGGCGAACTGAAAACCAGCTATGACAGCATCCGCCGCTACCAGCTGGACGTGTACTACGACGGCCAATGGAAGCCCGCCTACGAACAGTGGGCGCGCATGCAGTCGGGCATGTACGAAGGGGCCGGCAAGCAGGCGGTGGCCTGGAGCCAGGCACTGACCTCGGACATGGTGTTCAACCAGCCCGTGGTCTACGAGCTGAAGCACCTGCAGGTGCCGACCGCGTTGTTCATCGGCCAGAAGGATCGCACCGCGATCGGCCGCGACCGCGCCTCACCGGAACTGAAGGCTACGCTGGGTGACTACCCTGCGCTGGGCAAGGCGGCGGCCGCTGCCATTCCCAACGCGACCCTGGTCGAATTCGCCGCGCTGGGGCATTCGCCGCAGGTGCAGGATCCCAGGCAGTTCAACGCCGCGCTGTTGAGGGTGTTGAAGACCCGTTGA
- a CDS encoding homoserine dehydrogenase, which translates to MSALAADIPALGGGRLALLGTGTVGTAFVQRYQALQARGLDLPSVQWLANSRTALAIDRDLALPLELARRAPRDGQSSPPWASTEGLERGDVVVDATASEDVAARHVQWLARGVHVVTANKLGRGAQLARAQAIAESCADSGARYGDSATVGAGLPLLSSLRALVAGGDHIHAIEGVLSGSLAWLFHRYDGRSPFSLAVREALDAGYTEPDPRVDLSGEDVRRKLLILARSSGLALDAAQVQVDSLVPAALAALPLGEALAALEQLDAPLQARWQQAHAQGRVLRFVGRVDAEGAQVGLRELPADHPLAQGAGTDNRVAIHSDRYRQQPLLIQGPGAGAEVTAAALLDDVLRIAG; encoded by the coding sequence ATGAGCGCGCTGGCCGCAGACATTCCCGCGCTCGGCGGTGGCCGCCTGGCCCTGCTCGGCACCGGCACGGTAGGCACGGCCTTCGTGCAGCGTTACCAGGCATTGCAGGCACGTGGCCTGGACCTGCCCAGCGTGCAGTGGCTGGCCAACTCGCGCACGGCGCTGGCGATCGACCGTGACCTCGCGCTGCCGCTGGAACTGGCGCGGCGCGCCCCGCGCGATGGGCAGAGCTCGCCGCCGTGGGCCAGCACCGAGGGCCTGGAACGCGGCGACGTGGTGGTGGATGCCACCGCCAGCGAGGACGTGGCCGCACGCCACGTGCAGTGGCTGGCCCGCGGCGTGCACGTGGTGACGGCCAACAAGCTGGGCCGCGGCGCGCAGCTGGCACGCGCACAGGCCATCGCCGAAAGCTGTGCCGACAGCGGTGCGCGCTACGGTGACAGCGCAACGGTGGGTGCCGGCCTGCCGTTGTTGAGCAGCCTGCGCGCGCTGGTGGCCGGCGGTGACCACATCCATGCCATCGAAGGCGTGCTGTCCGGGTCGCTGGCCTGGCTGTTCCATCGCTACGACGGCCGTTCGCCGTTCTCGTTGGCAGTGCGCGAAGCGCTGGATGCCGGTTACACCGAGCCCGATCCGCGCGTGGACCTGTCTGGCGAGGATGTGCGGCGCAAGCTGTTGATCCTGGCCCGCAGCAGCGGGCTGGCGCTGGATGCGGCGCAGGTGCAGGTGGATTCACTGGTGCCGGCGGCGCTGGCGGCATTGCCGCTGGGTGAGGCGCTGGCCGCGCTGGAGCAGTTGGATGCGCCGCTGCAGGCGCGTTGGCAGCAGGCGCACGCTCAGGGCCGCGTGCTGCGCTTCGTCGGCCGTGTCGATGCCGAGGGGGCGCAGGTCGGACTGCGCGAACTGCCGGCCGATCATCCACTGGCGCAGGGTGCGGGCACCGACAACCGCGTGGCCATCCACAGCGACCGCTATCGCCAGCAGCCGCTGCTGATCCAGGGCCCGGGTGCGGGTGCGGAAGTGACCGCCGCAGCACTGTTGGATGATGTGCTGCGGATTGCCGGTTGA
- a CDS encoding O-succinylhomoserine (thiol)-lyase: MSLYANEPSCSRTTAAVRAGIDRDTAHGAVTPPIVLSSNFSFDGFGNKRQYDYTRSGNPTRDLLGEALAELEGGAGGVITATGMGAINLVLNALLQPGDTLVVPHDAYGGSWRLFNALAKKGHFTLVTADLTDPRALAQALASQPKLVLVETPSNPLLRITDLRFVIDAAHKAGALVVVDNTFLSPALQQPLSFGADVVLHSTTKYINGHSDVVGGAVIARDPAVHEQLVWWGNALGLTGSPFDAFLTLRGLRTLDARLRAHQENTASIVALLDAHPAVARVYYPGLANHPGHAIAARQQSGFGAMLSFELAACEGEDPHAAVRAFVDGLRYFTLAESLGGVESLVAHPATMTHAAMTAEARAAAGISEGLLRLSVGIEAERDLLADLDAALQRAEAVIGAAVRRKQVVDA; encoded by the coding sequence ATGAGCCTGTACGCCAACGAGCCGTCCTGTAGCCGCACCACTGCCGCTGTCCGCGCCGGCATCGACCGCGACACCGCCCACGGTGCGGTCACCCCGCCGATCGTGCTGTCGTCGAACTTCAGTTTCGATGGCTTCGGCAACAAGCGGCAGTACGACTACACGCGCAGCGGCAACCCGACCCGCGACCTGCTGGGCGAAGCACTGGCCGAACTGGAAGGCGGCGCTGGCGGCGTCATCACCGCCACCGGCATGGGCGCGATCAACCTGGTGCTGAACGCACTGCTGCAGCCGGGCGATACCCTGGTGGTGCCGCACGATGCGTACGGTGGCAGCTGGCGCCTGTTCAATGCGTTGGCCAAGAAGGGCCACTTCACCCTGGTCACCGCCGACCTGACCGACCCGCGCGCGCTGGCCCAGGCGCTGGCCAGCCAGCCGAAGCTGGTGCTGGTGGAAACGCCGTCCAACCCGCTGCTGCGCATCACCGACCTGCGCTTCGTCATCGATGCCGCGCACAAGGCCGGTGCGCTTGTCGTGGTGGACAACACCTTCCTGTCGCCGGCCCTGCAGCAGCCGCTGTCGTTCGGTGCCGACGTGGTGCTGCATTCGACCACCAAGTACATCAACGGCCACAGTGACGTGGTCGGCGGCGCGGTGATCGCGCGCGACCCGGCGGTGCACGAGCAGCTGGTGTGGTGGGGCAACGCGCTGGGCCTGACCGGTTCGCCGTTCGATGCCTTCCTGACCCTGCGCGGCCTGCGCACGCTGGATGCACGCCTGCGCGCGCACCAGGAGAACACCGCGTCGATCGTGGCCCTGCTGGATGCGCATCCGGCGGTGGCACGCGTCTACTACCCCGGCCTGGCCAACCATCCCGGCCACGCCATCGCCGCGCGCCAGCAGAGCGGTTTCGGCGCCATGCTGTCCTTCGAACTGGCGGCCTGCGAAGGTGAGGATCCGCATGCAGCGGTGCGCGCCTTTGTCGACGGCCTGCGCTACTTCACCCTGGCCGAATCGCTGGGCGGCGTTGAAAGCCTGGTCGCGCACCCGGCCACCATGACCCATGCGGCGATGACCGCCGAGGCACGTGCCGCCGCCGGCATCAGCGAAGGCCTGCTGCGCCTGTCGGTGGGCATCGAAGCCGAGCGTGACTTGCTGGCCGATCTCGACGCCGCGCTGCAGCGCGCCGAAGCGGTGATCGGCGCTGCAGTACGTCGCAAACAGGTGGTGGATGCATGA
- a CDS encoding homoserine O-succinyltransferase, translating to MSFAPSTAARPESFVPVSVPVDDRVHAERGEFAAVLSMRHAGASPVRLRYEWVGPANAPVVVLAGGISAHRHVASNAQFSEKGWAEGLVGSGRALDPQQLRVLAFDFIGADGALDVPIDTADQADALALLLDHLGIGVLKAFVGYSYGALVGQQFAIRHRRRVRQLVLASGAHRPHPYAAAWRALQRRAVALGQLQCGEDHGLALARQFAMLSYRTPEEFGERFDAAPEVVNGRVRVAAEDYLDAAGAQYVARTPVTAYLRLSESIDLHRVDPAAILLPTVVVAVEGDRLVPLADLVGLVEGLGPRGSLRVLRSPYGHDAFLKETDRIDAILATAFRTSGESA from the coding sequence ATGAGCTTCGCCCCCAGCACCGCCGCCCGCCCCGAATCCTTTGTCCCCGTCAGCGTGCCGGTCGATGACCGCGTGCACGCCGAGCGCGGCGAGTTCGCTGCCGTGCTGTCGATGCGCCACGCCGGGGCGAGCCCGGTGCGCCTGCGCTACGAGTGGGTGGGGCCGGCCAACGCGCCGGTGGTGGTGCTGGCCGGTGGCATTTCCGCCCACCGCCATGTCGCCTCCAATGCACAGTTCAGCGAGAAGGGCTGGGCCGAAGGCCTGGTCGGCAGCGGCCGTGCGCTGGATCCGCAGCAGCTGCGCGTGCTGGCCTTCGATTTCATCGGTGCCGACGGTGCGCTGGACGTGCCGATCGATACCGCCGACCAGGCCGACGCGCTGGCACTGCTGCTGGATCATCTCGGCATCGGCGTGCTGAAGGCCTTCGTCGGCTACTCCTATGGCGCGCTGGTCGGCCAGCAGTTCGCGATCCGCCACCGCCGCCGCGTGCGCCAGCTGGTCCTGGCCAGCGGTGCGCACCGCCCGCATCCGTATGCCGCCGCCTGGCGCGCCCTGCAGCGCCGCGCTGTTGCGCTGGGCCAGCTGCAGTGTGGCGAGGACCATGGCCTGGCGCTGGCCCGCCAGTTCGCCATGCTCAGCTACCGCACCCCGGAAGAATTCGGCGAGCGCTTCGATGCGGCGCCGGAAGTGGTCAACGGCCGCGTGCGCGTGGCCGCCGAAGACTACCTCGATGCCGCCGGCGCGCAGTACGTCGCGCGCACGCCGGTGACCGCCTACCTGCGCCTGTCCGAATCGATCGACCTGCACCGCGTGGACCCCGCCGCCATCCTGCTGCCCACCGTGGTGGTGGCGGTGGAGGGTGACCGGCTGGTGCCGCTGGCCGACCTGGTCGGCCTGGTCGAAGGGCTGGGCCCGCGCGGCAGCCTGCGCGTGCTGCGCTCGCCCTATGGCCACGACGCCTTCCTCAAAGAAACCGATCGCATCGACGCGATCCTCGCTACCGCCTTCCGCACTTCTGGAGAGTCCGCATGA
- a CDS encoding M23 family metallopeptidase, with the protein MPRLLLSCLLLCLLASATGHASDWRQGWGLVPKAGASAAGDDAPQAAPTTRLQLQAMGGQWQARIDNPLAGPVQIELRPAPGGAIDGLPLRSLVQGGGSLVVGHLPAPADGRSLEVRLQSVPGNPAARAEDVAYRLPFQAPRLRVDQAPNGRFSHQDEENRDAVDFALPEATLVMAAREGTVMQVQDGFKANGQDRERDAGRANFIRILHSDGSMALYGHLQAGGMRVRPGQAVQAGQPIGLSGNSGYSTAPHLHFVVQVNRGMGLRSVPVRIFTAQGQLQFARQGEADGGTGR; encoded by the coding sequence ATGCCCCGCCTGCTCCTGTCCTGCCTGCTGCTGTGCCTGCTGGCCAGCGCAACCGGCCACGCCAGCGACTGGCGCCAGGGCTGGGGACTGGTGCCGAAGGCAGGTGCGTCCGCGGCCGGCGACGATGCCCCCCAGGCCGCGCCGACCACCCGGCTGCAGCTGCAGGCGATGGGCGGGCAATGGCAGGCGCGCATCGACAACCCGTTGGCAGGCCCGGTGCAGATCGAGCTGCGGCCGGCACCCGGCGGCGCCATCGACGGCCTGCCGCTGCGTTCGCTGGTACAGGGCGGTGGCAGCCTGGTGGTCGGCCACCTGCCGGCCCCGGCCGATGGCCGCAGCCTGGAGGTGCGCCTGCAGTCGGTGCCGGGCAACCCCGCCGCACGGGCCGAGGACGTGGCCTACCGGCTGCCCTTCCAGGCGCCACGGCTGCGCGTGGACCAGGCCCCGAACGGACGCTTCAGCCACCAGGACGAAGAGAACCGCGACGCGGTGGATTTCGCCCTGCCCGAGGCCACCCTGGTGATGGCTGCGCGCGAGGGCACGGTGATGCAGGTGCAGGATGGCTTCAAGGCCAACGGCCAGGACCGCGAGCGCGATGCCGGCCGTGCCAATTTCATCCGCATCCTGCACAGCGACGGCAGCATGGCGCTGTACGGCCACCTGCAGGCGGGCGGCATGCGCGTGCGGCCCGGCCAGGCGGTGCAGGCCGGGCAGCCGATCGGGTTGTCCGGCAACAGTGGCTACAGCACCGCGCCGCACCTGCACTTCGTAGTCCAGGTCAACCGCGGCATGGGCCTGCGCTCGGTGCCGGTGCGTATTTTCACCGCGCAGGGCCAGCTGCAGTTCGCCCGCCAGGGCGAGGCCGACGGCGGCACCGGGCGCTGA
- a CDS encoding peptide chain release factor 3 produces MSEVANEASRRRTFAIISHPDAGKTTLTEKLLLFGGAIQMAGSVKGRKAARHATSDWMALEKERGISVTSSVMQFPYEGKIVNLLDTPGHADFGEDTYRVLTAVDSALMVIDVAKGVEERTIKLMEVCRLRDTPIMTFINKLDREGKDPIELLDEVETVLGIQCAPVTWPIGMGQRLKGVVHLLTGEVHLYEPGRNFTRQDSTIFPSIDAPGLAEKIGAQMLAELRDELELVQGASHPFDLDAYRAGKQTPVFFGSGVNNFGVQPLLDFFVEHAPPPQARTTTGRIIAPEENKLSGFVFKIQANMDPQHRDRVAFMRICSGRFSAGMKTFHVRTGKDMKLANALTFMASDREIAAEAWPGDVIGIHNHGTISIGDTFTEGEAVTFTGIPNFAPELFRRARLRDPLKLKQLQKGLAQLSEEGATQFFRPLTSNDLILGAVGVLQFDVAAYRLKDEYGVEATFEQVSVTTARWVHCSNEKKLEEFREKNALNLALDAAGHLVYLAPTRVNLQLAQERAPDVRFSATREAAHTVPAG; encoded by the coding sequence ATGTCCGAAGTCGCCAACGAAGCGTCGCGTCGCCGCACCTTCGCCATCATTTCCCACCCTGACGCCGGCAAGACCACGCTGACCGAAAAGCTGCTGCTGTTCGGAGGCGCGATCCAGATGGCCGGTTCGGTGAAGGGCCGCAAGGCCGCCCGCCACGCGACGTCCGACTGGATGGCGCTGGAAAAAGAGCGCGGCATCTCCGTCACCTCCTCGGTGATGCAGTTCCCGTACGAAGGCAAGATCGTCAACCTGCTCGACACCCCCGGCCACGCCGACTTCGGCGAGGACACCTACCGCGTGCTGACCGCGGTGGACTCGGCGCTGATGGTGATCGACGTGGCCAAGGGCGTGGAAGAGCGCACCATCAAGCTGATGGAAGTCTGCCGCCTGCGCGACACCCCGATCATGACCTTCATCAACAAGCTCGACCGCGAGGGCAAGGACCCGATCGAGCTGCTGGATGAAGTGGAGACCGTGCTGGGCATCCAGTGCGCTCCGGTCACCTGGCCGATCGGCATGGGCCAGCGCCTGAAGGGCGTGGTGCACCTGCTGACCGGCGAGGTGCACCTGTACGAACCGGGCCGCAACTTCACCCGCCAGGATTCGACCATCTTCCCGTCCATCGATGCGCCCGGCCTGGCCGAGAAGATCGGTGCACAGATGCTGGCCGAACTGCGCGATGAACTGGAACTGGTGCAGGGCGCCAGCCACCCGTTCGACCTGGATGCCTACCGTGCCGGCAAGCAGACCCCGGTGTTCTTCGGCTCGGGCGTGAACAACTTCGGCGTGCAGCCGCTGCTGGACTTCTTCGTCGAGCACGCCCCGCCGCCGCAGGCGCGCACCACCACCGGCCGGATCATCGCGCCGGAGGAAAACAAGCTGAGCGGCTTCGTGTTCAAGATCCAGGCCAACATGGATCCGCAGCACCGCGACCGCGTGGCGTTCATGCGCATCTGCTCGGGCCGCTTCAGCGCCGGCATGAAGACCTTCCACGTGCGTACCGGCAAGGACATGAAGCTGGCCAACGCGCTGACCTTCATGGCCAGCGACCGCGAGATCGCCGCCGAAGCCTGGCCGGGCGATGTCATCGGCATCCACAACCACGGCACCATCTCCATCGGCGATACGTTCACCGAGGGCGAAGCGGTCACCTTCACCGGCATCCCCAACTTCGCCCCGGAACTGTTCCGCCGCGCGCGCCTGCGCGATCCGCTCAAGCTCAAGCAGCTGCAGAAGGGCCTGGCCCAGCTGTCGGAAGAAGGCGCGACCCAGTTCTTCCGCCCGCTCACCAGCAACGACCTGATCCTGGGCGCGGTGGGTGTGCTGCAGTTCGACGTGGCCGCCTACCGCCTGAAGGACGAGTACGGCGTGGAAGCCACCTTCGAGCAGGTCAGCGTGACCACCGCGCGTTGGGTCCACTGCAGCAACGAGAAGAAGCTGGAAGAGTTCCGCGAGAAGAACGCGCTGAACCTGGCCCTGGATGCGGCCGGCCACCTGGTCTACCTGGCCCCGACCCGGGTGAACCTGCAGCTGGCCCAGGAACGCGCGCCCGACGTGCGCTTCTCGGCCACCCGCGAAGCGGCGCATACCGTCCCGGCGGGCTGA
- a CDS encoding hemolysin III family protein gives MSSTTVASIREEIASALTHGLGAVFALAASAVLITLAAIYGDGWQLASAIVFGIALLLLYTASTLYHAIQHPTAKGRLKVFDHCAIYVLIAGTYTPFTLIGLRGPWGWGLFTAIWALALGGVVFKLFYTGRFKALSTGIYIAMGWLVIVAIKPMWASIDGGTLAWLFAGGLSYTLGTYFYHRESIPYSHAIWHLFVIGGSVCHFVAVTMQVL, from the coding sequence ATGTCCTCCACGACTGTTGCTTCCATCCGTGAAGAAATCGCCAGCGCCCTGACCCACGGGCTTGGCGCCGTGTTCGCGCTGGCCGCCAGCGCCGTACTGATCACCCTGGCCGCCATCTACGGCGACGGCTGGCAGCTTGCCAGCGCCATCGTGTTCGGCATCGCCCTGCTGCTGCTGTACACCGCTTCCACGCTGTACCACGCCATCCAGCACCCTACGGCAAAGGGCCGCCTGAAGGTCTTCGACCACTGCGCGATCTACGTGCTGATTGCCGGTACCTACACGCCATTCACCCTGATCGGCCTGCGCGGGCCATGGGGCTGGGGCCTGTTTACCGCCATCTGGGCCCTGGCCCTGGGCGGCGTGGTGTTCAAGCTGTTCTATACCGGCCGTTTCAAGGCCCTCTCCACCGGCATCTACATTGCGATGGGCTGGCTGGTGATCGTGGCGATCAAGCCGATGTGGGCCTCCATCGACGGCGGCACGCTGGCCTGGCTGTTCGCCGGCGGCCTGTCCTACACGCTGGGCACCTACTTCTATCACCGCGAATCGATCCCCTATTCGCACGCGATCTGGCACCTGTTCGTGATCGGCGGCAGCGTCTGCCACTTCGTCGCGGTGACCATGCAGGTGCTGTAG